The Vulpes lagopus strain Blue_001 chromosome 14, ASM1834538v1, whole genome shotgun sequence genome window below encodes:
- the SRSF9 gene encoding serine/arginine-rich splicing factor 9, with product MSGWADERGGEGDGRIYVGNLPTDVREKDLEDLFYKYGRIREIELKNRHGLVPFAFVRFEDPRDAEDAIYGRNGYDYGQCRLRVEFPRTYGSRGGWPRGGRNGPPTRRSDFRVLVSGLPPSGSWQDLKDHMREAGDVCYADVQKDGMGMVEYLRKEDMEYALRKLDDTKFRSHEGETSYIRVYPERSTSYGYSRSRSGSRGRDSPYQSRGSPHYFSPFRPY from the exons ATGTCGGGCTGGGCGGACGAACGCGGCGGCGAGGGAGACGGGCGCATCTACGTGGGGAACCTTCCGACCGACGTGCGCGAGAAGGACCTGGAAGACCTGTTCTACAAGTACGGCCGCATCCGCGAGATCGAGCTCAAGAACCGGCACGGCCTCGTGCCCTTCGCCTTCGTGCGCTTCGAGGACCCCCG AGATGCTGAAGATGCAATTTATGGGAGGAATGGTTATGATTATGGCCAGTGTCGACTTCGTGTGGAGTTCCCCAGGACTTATGGCAGTCGGGGTGGGTGGCCCCGCGGTGGGAGGAATGGGCCTCCTACAAGAAGATCTGATTTCCGAGTTCTTGTTTCAG GACTTCCACCATCAGGCAGCTGGCAGGACCTGAAGGATCATATGCGAGAAGCTGGGGACGTCTGTTATGCAGATGTGCAGAAGGATGGAATGGGGATGGTTGAGTATCTCAGAAAAGAAGACATGGAATACGCCCTGCGTAAACTGGATGACACCAAATTCCGCTCTCATGAG GGTGAAACTTCCTACATCCGAGTTTATCCAGAGAGAAGCACCAGCTATGGCTACTCACGGTCTCGGTCTGGGTCAAGGGGCCGTGACTCTCCATACCAAAGCAGGGGTTCCCCACACTACTTCTCTCCTTTCAGGCCCTACTGA